Proteins found in one Paenibacillus dendritiformis genomic segment:
- a CDS encoding aspartyl-phosphate phosphatase Spo0E family protein, translating to MSFFLDEVDCLRYKIESVRQQMIQVAAEKKNFTDKTVVELSQELDIYLLEYQKRKNAASRYKVQRYDDKFSLERHGQHLDIHSDRRCDEAEWGGGTAILNMDIR from the coding sequence ATGTCTTTTTTTCTTGACGAAGTCGATTGCTTGAGATACAAAATCGAGAGCGTACGCCAGCAAATGATACAAGTGGCCGCAGAGAAGAAGAATTTCACCGATAAGACGGTCGTAGAATTGAGCCAAGAGCTGGATATTTACCTTTTGGAATATCAGAAGAGAAAGAATGCCGCAAGTCGATATAAAGTCCAGCGGTATGATGATAAGTTCTCCTTGGAAAGACACGGGCAACATTTGGATATCCATTCTGACAGGCGATGTGATGAAGCGGAATGGGGAGGGGGCACAGCCATTCTGAACATGGATATTCGTTGA
- a CDS encoding creatininase family protein, with translation MKAIEVHGRDIEQVTRDVRFAVVPLGSVEYHGPHAPLGTDTILAESFAERMDPSLHPLIYPAVPYSACPGKTRHYPGTIPVRPTVFIDYLTDVVEGICRLGIRHIVLLNAHDANMGPARTAAEQVTGTYPDASFLLINWWQMASVEFTQRMGLFQGTAGRGHGGPYEMSAVKAFRPDMVTVQESDLDFDAGPPLSPVPYVLVEGTPQGWDGYTGRIRQCSLEAGQIIVEEASRNMNLLIQEWLARRTDKKKE, from the coding sequence TTGAAGGCAATCGAAGTTCACGGGCGGGACATCGAGCAAGTGACAAGGGACGTGCGGTTCGCCGTCGTTCCGTTGGGCTCGGTCGAATACCATGGTCCGCACGCTCCGCTCGGGACGGATACGATCTTGGCGGAGAGCTTCGCGGAACGGATGGACCCTTCCCTGCATCCTTTGATCTATCCGGCCGTTCCGTACTCGGCCTGCCCCGGCAAGACGCGGCATTATCCGGGCACGATCCCGGTTCGCCCTACGGTCTTTATCGACTATCTCACCGATGTCGTGGAAGGCATTTGCCGGCTCGGTATCCGCCATATCGTGCTGCTGAACGCCCACGATGCCAATATGGGGCCGGCCCGCACCGCAGCCGAGCAGGTGACCGGCACCTATCCTGACGCAAGCTTTCTTCTGATCAACTGGTGGCAGATGGCGAGCGTCGAGTTCACGCAGCGGATGGGGCTTTTTCAAGGAACGGCTGGCCGGGGGCATGGGGGACCGTATGAAATGTCCGCTGTCAAGGCATTTCGCCCGGATATGGTAACTGTACAGGAATCAGACCTGGATTTCGATGCAGGTCCTCCCTTATCTCCTGTGCCCTATGTCTTGGTGGAAGGAACTCCGCAAGGCTGGGACGGCTACACGGGCCGCATCCGGCAGTGCTCCCTGGAGGCGGGGCAGATCATCGTGGAGGAAGCGAGCCGCAATATGAACTTGCTCATCCAGGAGTGGCTGGCGAGGAGAACAGACAAAAAGAAGGAGTGA
- the argH gene encoding argininosuccinate lyase, giving the protein MGYREKWMEAEGTSFPGKTYAEVVLEPAFNEAKNHLLDPMMAINKAHLIMLQRQQLVSLDEAKQIARAIRAIDTEALRQARYTGQFEDLFFQVEHQLLEHAGEIAGNLHLARSRNDMGIAIYRMVLREKLLVTLASALKLKEQLLLFAGDHADTLMIGYTHTQQAQPTTLAHYMMAVTDSLNRDIRRMMASYANCNRSSMGAAALTTSGFAISREQMMELLAFDELIDNSYDAIGGADYLGEIATAMQLAAINLGRVVQDMLLWCTQEFGALHVAAPYVQISSIMPQKRNPVSFEHMRALLSSCVGNTNTVLTMIHNTPFGDIVDTEDDMQPYAWKSLAIMDNMYRLFAAVIGTMEVNKEVLRERTQGSFATVTELADTLVRTDGLSFRKAHHIVSDVVRQALAQGQAADQITLSLVNESARRHIGRDTTLNEEALREALDPVHFVDIRSLPGGPSPKEVKRMIEIRMNEQQAHLKWVGQAQDKIQRAMEHVDEVIIEWSGS; this is encoded by the coding sequence ATGGGATATCGTGAAAAATGGATGGAAGCCGAAGGAACTTCATTCCCTGGCAAAACGTACGCAGAGGTGGTGCTGGAGCCTGCTTTTAATGAAGCAAAAAACCATTTGCTCGATCCGATGATGGCGATCAATAAGGCCCATCTTATCATGCTGCAGCGGCAGCAGTTGGTGTCGCTTGATGAAGCGAAGCAGATCGCCAGGGCGATTCGGGCGATCGATACCGAGGCGCTCCGCCAAGCCCGCTATACGGGGCAGTTCGAGGATTTGTTCTTCCAGGTCGAGCATCAATTGCTGGAGCATGCGGGCGAGATCGCCGGCAACCTGCATCTGGCACGCAGCCGCAACGACATGGGCATCGCGATCTACCGGATGGTGCTGCGGGAGAAGCTGCTTGTGACGCTGGCTTCCGCGCTGAAGCTAAAAGAGCAGCTGCTGCTGTTCGCCGGAGACCACGCCGACACGCTGATGATCGGCTACACGCATACGCAGCAGGCGCAGCCGACGACACTCGCGCATTATATGATGGCGGTCACCGATTCGCTCAACCGGGACATCCGGCGCATGATGGCGTCCTACGCCAATTGCAACCGCAGCAGCATGGGCGCCGCGGCGCTCACGACATCGGGCTTTGCGATCAGCCGGGAGCAGATGATGGAGCTGCTCGCCTTCGACGAACTTATCGATAATTCCTATGACGCCATCGGCGGGGCCGATTACCTGGGCGAGATTGCGACGGCCATGCAGCTTGCGGCAATCAATCTGGGCCGGGTCGTCCAAGATATGCTGCTGTGGTGCACGCAGGAGTTCGGCGCGCTGCATGTGGCGGCCCCGTATGTGCAGATCAGCTCGATTATGCCGCAGAAGCGCAATCCCGTCTCGTTCGAGCATATGCGCGCCCTGCTGTCGAGCTGTGTCGGTAATACGAATACGGTGCTGACGATGATTCACAATACGCCGTTCGGCGACATCGTGGACACTGAGGACGACATGCAGCCATATGCCTGGAAAAGCCTCGCCATAATGGATAATATGTACCGCCTGTTCGCCGCCGTCATCGGCACAATGGAAGTGAACAAGGAGGTGCTGCGCGAGCGGACGCAGGGAAGCTTCGCCACGGTAACTGAACTGGCGGATACGCTTGTTCGAACCGATGGCTTGTCGTTCCGCAAGGCCCATCACATCGTCAGCGACGTGGTGCGGCAGGCCTTGGCGCAAGGACAGGCGGCCGATCAGATTACGCTTTCCCTCGTCAACGAGAGCGCGCGGCGCCATATCGGGCGAGATACGACACTTAACGAAGAAGCGCTGCGCGAGGCGCTCGACCCTGTGCATTTTGTGGATATTCGCTCGTTGCCAGGAGGGCCGAGCCCGAAGGAAGTCAAGCGGATGATTGAGATTCGGATGAATGAGCAGCAGGCGCATTTGAAATGGGTTGGGCAGGCGCAGGACAAGATTCAGCGGGCGATGGAGCATGTGGACGAAGTCATCATCGAGTGGAGTGGAAGTTGA
- a CDS encoding Rpn family recombination-promoting nuclease/putative transposase — protein sequence MGTETDEHNTVHHRHDTSYRFLLSSKKLFVELLRSFVQKEWVERIDETNVQEIPHSFVLQDFKRKEADLVYRVKLNGQDVVFYLLLEMQSKVDFLMPYRLLLYQVEIWRYLLKDQEKTKGKPKTFRLPPIVPIVLYNGKRRWTASRQFRQLLANETMFGSELLNFEYVLIDVARYTEEELLALSNTIGSVFLLDQTADQTELLNRLGKLMHTIHQLPVESQQQLVAWMANILSQKLPENEPHLRELIQNVKGGVSVMGLEKTLDAIKREGKQEGKREAKEEVVKQMIAEDLDPELIARVTGFPVDIIAKLREQSH from the coding sequence ATGGGAACGGAAACTGATGAACACAACACGGTACATCACCGCCACGATACTTCATATCGCTTCCTGTTGTCCAGCAAAAAACTCTTTGTAGAGTTACTTCGCTCCTTTGTTCAAAAAGAGTGGGTAGAACGTATAGATGAAACGAACGTGCAGGAAATCCCCCATTCGTTTGTTCTTCAAGACTTCAAGCGCAAGGAAGCCGATTTGGTGTACCGCGTGAAGCTGAATGGACAAGATGTCGTATTTTACTTGTTGTTGGAAATGCAGTCCAAAGTGGACTTCCTCATGCCGTACCGCCTGCTGCTTTATCAGGTTGAGATCTGGCGCTATCTTTTGAAAGATCAGGAAAAAACGAAGGGCAAGCCCAAAACATTCCGGCTGCCTCCCATTGTGCCGATTGTGCTGTACAATGGGAAGAGACGCTGGACCGCCAGTCGCCAATTTCGCCAGTTGTTAGCCAATGAAACGATGTTCGGTTCGGAACTCCTGAATTTTGAATATGTCCTTATTGATGTTGCACGATATACAGAAGAAGAGTTGTTGGCTCTTTCCAATACGATTGGTTCTGTGTTTTTGCTTGATCAGACGGCGGATCAGACGGAATTACTGAATCGGCTCGGCAAGCTGATGCATACCATACACCAATTACCAGTGGAAAGCCAGCAGCAATTGGTCGCCTGGATGGCGAATATATTAAGTCAGAAATTGCCGGAAAATGAACCGCATTTGCGCGAGCTTATCCAGAACGTAAAAGGAGGCGTATCGGTTATGGGGCTTGAAAAAACCTTGGATGCCATTAAGCGCGAAGGCAAACAAGAAGGCAAGCGTGAAGCCAAAGAAGAAGTTGTCAAGCAAATGATTGCCGAAGATCTGGATCCTGAATTGATCGCGAGGGTAACAGGCTTCCCTGTAGATATTATCGCAAAGTTAAGGGAACAATCCCATTGA
- a CDS encoding SpoVR family protein, giving the protein MTADDMQMLNYAIDEITEIAAGFGLDFYPMRYEICPADIIYTFGAYGMPTRFSHWSFGKTFHKMKMQYDFGLSKIYELVINSNPCYAFLLEGNSLIQNKLIVAHVLAHCDFFKNNARFSASNRNMVESMSATAERVMQYELEYGTQAVESFIDAVLAIQEHIDPQIVRPRTLDKQRYMELKMREQREGKPPGPPGAYDDLWMLEEMKAAMRATSSRAEMADRRFPPEPEKDIVWFIQEFSPVLEDWQRDIMTMLRDEMLYFWPQMETKIMNEGWASYWHQRILRELDLTAEETFEYAKLNASVVQPSRHSLNPYYLGLKIFEDIEKRWDNPTQEERDRFGRQPGQGRAKIFEVREFDSDQSFLRNYLTKKLTEELDLYIFEKKGPEWKITDKSWENIRDQLVYSRVNGGFPFLVVEDGDYHRNGELFLKHYYEGLELDLKYLERTLPYVYTLWGKAVHLETKVEEKMVLFTYDGKKVSRKFM; this is encoded by the coding sequence ATGACAGCCGACGATATGCAGATGCTGAACTATGCCATCGACGAGATTACCGAGATCGCGGCCGGCTTCGGTCTGGACTTCTATCCGATGCGCTACGAGATCTGCCCGGCCGACATTATCTACACGTTCGGCGCTTACGGGATGCCGACCCGCTTCAGTCATTGGAGCTTCGGGAAAACTTTTCATAAAATGAAAATGCAGTACGACTTCGGGTTGAGCAAAATCTACGAGCTCGTCATCAACTCCAACCCGTGCTATGCCTTCCTGCTCGAAGGCAATTCGCTCATTCAGAACAAGCTGATCGTCGCGCATGTGCTGGCGCATTGTGATTTCTTCAAGAACAATGCCCGCTTCTCGGCCTCGAACCGCAATATGGTCGAGAGCATGTCGGCGACGGCCGAGCGCGTCATGCAGTATGAGCTGGAATACGGGACGCAGGCGGTGGAGAGCTTCATCGATGCCGTGCTCGCCATCCAGGAGCATATCGATCCGCAGATCGTGCGGCCGCGGACGCTCGACAAGCAGCGCTATATGGAGCTGAAAATGCGCGAGCAGCGTGAAGGGAAGCCGCCTGGCCCGCCGGGGGCATATGACGACCTGTGGATGCTGGAGGAAATGAAGGCCGCGATGCGCGCCACCTCGTCCCGGGCGGAGATGGCCGACCGCCGCTTCCCGCCGGAGCCGGAGAAGGACATCGTCTGGTTCATCCAGGAATTCTCCCCGGTGCTGGAGGATTGGCAGCGCGACATCATGACGATGCTGCGCGATGAGATGCTCTATTTCTGGCCGCAGATGGAGACGAAAATTATGAACGAAGGCTGGGCCTCTTATTGGCATCAGCGCATCCTGCGGGAGCTGGATCTGACGGCGGAGGAGACGTTCGAGTATGCGAAGCTGAACGCATCGGTCGTGCAGCCGTCGCGCCACAGCCTGAATCCATACTACCTGGGCTTGAAAATATTCGAGGATATCGAGAAGCGCTGGGATAACCCGACGCAGGAGGAGCGCGATCGGTTCGGCCGCCAGCCGGGGCAGGGCCGCGCCAAAATTTTCGAGGTGCGCGAATTCGATTCCGACCAATCGTTCCTGCGCAATTACTTAACGAAGAAGCTGACGGAAGAGCTGGACCTGTATATTTTCGAGAAAAAAGGCCCGGAATGGAAAATTACCGATAAATCATGGGAGAACATCCGCGATCAGCTCGTCTACTCGCGCGTCAACGGCGGCTTCCCCTTCCTTGTCGTCGAAGACGGCGACTACCACCGGAACGGGGAGCTGTTCCTGAAGCATTATTACGAGGGGCTTGAGCTCGATCTGAAATATCTCGAACGGACGCTGCCTTATGTCTACACCTTATGGGGTAAAGCCGTCCACCTCGAGACGAAGGTCGAGGAGAAGATGGTGCTGTTCACCTATGACGGGAAAAAGGTGTCGCGGAAGTTCATGTGA
- the yhbH gene encoding sporulation protein YhbH, with protein MTNPLFIVSREDWSLHRKGYQDQARHQQKVNDAIKQNLPDLITEENIIMSDGKQIIKVPIRSLDEFRFVYNFNKKKHVGQGDGDSQVGDVLGTDGSQGAGKGQQAGDQAGTDVIEAEVSIADLETMLFDELELPYLKQKDKEQLETTDIRFNDIRKKGIMSNIDKKRTILENLRRNALAGTPGIHRISPDDLRFKTWEEIVKPHSNAVIIAMMDTSGSMGSFEKYCARSFFFWMTRFLRRQYEKVDMVFIAHHTEAKEVSEDEFFTRGESGGTICSSAYIKALDIIDSRFPPSSYNIYPFHFSDGDNLTSDNERCVKLIGELLKRANLFGYGEVNQYNRSSTLMSAYRHIQNPHFMHYVIKEKAEVYRALKHFFKKQPEGVRS; from the coding sequence ATGACCAACCCGTTGTTTATCGTGTCCCGCGAGGACTGGTCGCTCCATCGCAAAGGATATCAGGATCAAGCGCGCCACCAGCAGAAGGTTAACGACGCGATTAAGCAGAATCTCCCCGACCTCATCACTGAGGAAAACATCATCATGTCCGACGGCAAGCAAATCATTAAAGTTCCGATCCGGAGCCTGGATGAATTCCGCTTCGTCTACAATTTCAACAAGAAAAAGCATGTCGGCCAAGGGGACGGCGACAGCCAGGTCGGAGACGTCCTGGGCACCGACGGCTCCCAAGGCGCGGGCAAAGGGCAGCAGGCCGGCGATCAGGCCGGGACGGATGTCATCGAAGCCGAGGTCAGCATCGCAGATCTCGAAACTATGCTGTTCGATGAGCTCGAACTGCCTTATTTGAAGCAAAAGGACAAAGAACAACTGGAGACGACCGACATCCGGTTCAACGATATTCGCAAAAAGGGCATCATGTCCAACATCGACAAGAAGCGGACCATTCTCGAAAACCTGCGCCGCAATGCGCTCGCCGGCACTCCGGGCATTCACCGCATCAGTCCGGATGATCTGCGCTTCAAGACATGGGAGGAGATCGTGAAGCCGCATTCCAATGCCGTCATTATCGCCATGATGGACACGTCCGGCTCGATGGGCTCGTTCGAGAAATATTGCGCGCGCAGCTTCTTCTTCTGGATGACGCGCTTCCTGCGCCGCCAATACGAGAAGGTCGACATGGTCTTCATCGCCCATCATACCGAGGCGAAGGAAGTGAGCGAGGACGAATTTTTCACGCGCGGCGAGAGCGGAGGCACGATCTGCTCATCCGCCTATATCAAGGCGCTGGACATTATCGACAGCCGGTTCCCGCCATCTTCCTACAATATTTATCCGTTCCATTTCTCGGACGGCGATAACTTGACCAGTGACAACGAGCGCTGTGTGAAGCTGATCGGCGAGCTGCTGAAGCGTGCCAATCTGTTCGGCTACGGCGAAGTGAACCAATACAATCGCAGCAGCACACTCATGTCCGCATACCGTCATATTCAGAACCCCCACTTCATGCACTATGTCATCAAGGAAAAGGCCGAGGTGTACCGCGCGCTCAAGCACTTTTTCAAAAAACAGCCGGAAGGGGTGCGCTCATGA
- a CDS encoding helix-turn-helix domain-containing protein, translated as MEASSLQYSTIGDSIRQYRNKANLTQSQLAELSGVSTGYISKIENDEVERPSFEKVNPIANALHIPIREVIQPYLEIGQKSDVLFGILREVIKGDGADLTDLIIKTASACLHSKDLDSIDLMERLYQFVDQEVNNDSLKLALYDLIIRQSRGHGINKFVAKALFQKYLIERNDFTKLHATYDSGRFVLHYIDFLSAEERTTLFYKLGVHAYNLRRFQESIDLCMNNVTEDIPVSLIKAESIAVVHNSYYYLGEYILSESYLKQYMTFPYPHIQDNAKLMMAVLNVKKGDKELALSQLEECLQSCGDNALLHVINQLMILYLEMNDWASIEKLLKRENKIISISYFTPYKKSELAHYYKLKGDYCVSVGNIENGAQCYLESASWYSKVNDKLNERSSHLMMKLVMEKDERVDIEIIIKFQKIFDQCMKYELR; from the coding sequence ATGGAAGCGTCGTCGCTACAATATTCCACTATTGGCGACAGCATAAGACAATACAGAAATAAAGCCAATCTTACACAAAGCCAACTTGCCGAGTTGTCAGGCGTCAGCACAGGCTATATCTCCAAAATTGAAAATGATGAGGTAGAACGTCCTTCATTTGAAAAGGTTAATCCCATAGCTAACGCATTACATATACCTATTCGTGAAGTCATACAACCATATCTTGAAATAGGGCAAAAATCCGATGTTCTGTTCGGAATCTTACGAGAAGTAATCAAGGGAGATGGAGCGGATTTAACGGATTTAATTATTAAAACGGCATCTGCCTGTTTACATAGCAAGGATTTGGACAGCATCGATTTGATGGAAAGACTGTACCAGTTTGTAGATCAGGAAGTGAACAACGACTCGCTCAAACTCGCCTTGTACGATCTCATTATCCGTCAGTCCCGTGGGCACGGTATCAATAAGTTTGTGGCCAAAGCTCTTTTTCAGAAATATCTTATTGAAAGAAATGACTTTACTAAACTACATGCAACCTATGATTCGGGGCGATTTGTTTTACATTACATAGATTTTCTATCAGCAGAAGAACGAACAACCTTATTTTATAAGCTAGGTGTTCATGCGTATAATTTGCGGCGTTTTCAAGAGAGCATTGACTTATGCATGAACAATGTAACCGAGGATATACCGGTAAGCTTGATCAAGGCGGAATCCATCGCTGTCGTTCATAATTCTTACTATTATTTAGGCGAGTATATTTTGAGTGAGTCTTATTTGAAACAGTACATGACTTTTCCGTATCCTCATATTCAAGATAATGCAAAATTAATGATGGCTGTCCTGAATGTCAAAAAAGGGGATAAAGAACTTGCCTTGTCGCAGCTTGAAGAATGTTTGCAGAGTTGCGGCGATAATGCTTTGTTGCATGTTATTAACCAACTCATGATACTATACCTTGAAATGAATGATTGGGCATCTATTGAAAAGCTATTAAAGCGGGAAAATAAAATTATCTCTATTTCATACTTTACTCCGTATAAGAAGTCCGAACTGGCCCACTACTATAAACTTAAAGGAGACTACTGCGTTTCTGTCGGAAATATTGAAAATGGGGCTCAATGTTATTTGGAAAGCGCTTCGTGGTACTCCAAAGTCAACGACAAATTAAATGAACGCAGTAGCCATCTCATGATGAAGCTTGTTATGGAAAAAGACGAGCGAGTAGACATTGAGATTATAATAAAATTTCAGAAAATCTTTGATCAATGCATGAAATATGAATTGAGGTAA
- a CDS encoding PIG-L deacetylase family protein has protein sequence MKTRWLFVFAHPDDESFAAGGTIAKLSRAGHDVILACATSGCKGRSGEFQFATREELARFREQELRNACSILGVAELALYRYPDGELKSLDLSKLAQRIQSTIVERRPEIIITFPPDGVTGHPDHIAISRATERAVELAEAHYPERQKPLFYYTSIPHYYDHCPDSGPAQTCPITARADIGAFRHHKGRALQAYRSQIYSVNRAYPGVMDGDFTVIGDYEYYTLARTNGQLVQVKAAPALDELPEMELG, from the coding sequence ATGAAGACAAGATGGCTATTCGTCTTCGCCCATCCCGACGATGAATCGTTTGCCGCCGGAGGGACGATAGCCAAGCTGAGCCGTGCGGGCCATGACGTGATTCTTGCATGCGCCACCTCAGGATGCAAGGGGAGGTCAGGGGAATTCCAATTCGCTACCCGCGAAGAACTGGCCCGGTTCCGGGAACAGGAGCTGCGGAACGCCTGCTCCATCCTCGGCGTCGCCGAGCTCGCGCTGTACCGGTACCCGGACGGCGAACTGAAGTCGCTTGACTTGTCTAAGCTGGCGCAACGGATTCAGTCCACAATTGTGGAGCGAAGGCCAGAGATCATTATTACTTTCCCGCCGGACGGGGTGACCGGACATCCCGATCATATCGCGATTTCCCGGGCCACGGAGAGAGCGGTTGAGCTGGCTGAAGCGCATTACCCGGAGCGCCAGAAGCCATTATTCTACTATACCTCGATCCCTCATTACTACGACCATTGCCCGGATTCCGGACCTGCGCAGACGTGCCCGATCACGGCGCGAGCCGATATCGGGGCCTTCCGCCATCACAAGGGGCGGGCCTTGCAGGCGTACCGAAGCCAGATCTACTCCGTGAACCGCGCCTATCCCGGCGTCATGGACGGCGACTTCACCGTCATCGGCGACTACGAATACTACACCCTGGCCCGCACCAATGGCCAGCTCGTCCAAGTGAAGGCGGCACCGGCTCTCGACGAGCTGCCGGAGATGGAGCTGGGGTGA
- a CDS encoding N-acetylglucosamine kinase — MAVRRIPLLAVDGGGTKSLAVLTDRQGQVLGRGHGGPSNYHGSGTEGAMRELAAAIREAIADLDHSGGSRIESDAETVVEVECAVFALAGLDTESDRLAITRLVQEALALLPLQVGHLIVENDGYAALLGATGGQPGILVIAGTGSIIYGIDEQGRTARAGGWGHRVGDEGSGYWIGKQAALAILRAYDRRGADTRLKDWVLPYLGMEREEELFNWMYGSAYSIEKVSRLSRAVGQAASAGDREAQRILTAAADELFYAAAAVIRHLSFHCDPFVAIMQGGVLQHESHVREALMRRIEAYAPHVQWDDVRREPIYGVTAMGLSYLETKGRGKRQ, encoded by the coding sequence ATGGCGGTGCGCCGCATCCCCCTGCTCGCCGTCGACGGCGGGGGGACCAAATCCCTTGCCGTCCTCACGGATAGGCAGGGCCAGGTGCTCGGACGAGGACATGGTGGACCGTCCAATTACCACGGCAGCGGGACAGAGGGAGCGATGCGCGAGCTGGCGGCGGCGATTCGCGAAGCGATCGCGGACCTGGATCACAGCGGCGGAAGCCGTATCGAGTCGGATGCAGAGACCGTAGTGGAAGTGGAATGCGCGGTATTCGCCCTTGCCGGACTGGATACCGAATCCGACAGGCTCGCCATCACCAGATTGGTGCAGGAGGCGCTTGCGCTGCTGCCGCTTCAAGTCGGGCACCTGATCGTGGAGAACGACGGCTACGCCGCCTTGCTGGGCGCGACCGGCGGTCAGCCAGGAATATTGGTGATTGCCGGAACCGGTTCGATTATATACGGGATCGACGAGCAGGGAAGGACGGCCAGAGCGGGCGGCTGGGGCCATCGTGTCGGCGATGAAGGGAGCGGCTATTGGATCGGCAAGCAGGCGGCGTTGGCGATTCTGAGGGCCTATGACAGAAGGGGAGCAGACACGAGGCTTAAGGACTGGGTGCTGCCGTATCTAGGCATGGAGCGGGAAGAGGAGTTGTTTAACTGGATGTATGGCTCAGCTTATTCCATTGAAAAAGTAAGCCGGCTCTCCCGCGCCGTCGGCCAGGCAGCCTCTGCCGGGGACCGGGAAGCGCAACGGATATTAACGGCAGCCGCTGACGAACTGTTTTACGCTGCAGCCGCGGTGATTCGTCATTTGTCGTTCCACTGCGACCCCTTTGTTGCGATTATGCAGGGCGGCGTGCTGCAGCATGAAAGTCACGTCCGGGAAGCTCTGATGCGCCGGATTGAAGCATACGCTCCGCATGTCCAATGGGACGACGTCCGCCGGGAGCCGATTTATGGCGTCACCGCCATGGGATTATCTTATTTGGAGACAAAGGGGAGGGGAAAACGCCAATGA